In Fodinibius saliphilus, a genomic segment contains:
- a CDS encoding acetyltransferase: MDKKKLYIVGAGSVGAHLALNLEEYSERYKVEGFFDDDPQKIGAELYGSQVIGPVSDVLKMKGEAIVIGIAFPDIKRRIGDIITANTTLVFPSFVHKNAWVSKEISLGMGCLVYPGTAINYGCKINDFVCINMNCSLGHHTEVGRYTSFAPGVNTGGHTAIKEGVELGIGSSTVQDITIGAGSTVGGQSMVITDVRNYTTVAGIPAKVIS, encoded by the coding sequence GTGGACAAAAAAAAACTGTATATCGTTGGCGCAGGCAGTGTTGGTGCTCACTTAGCATTAAATCTGGAGGAATATTCAGAGAGATACAAAGTAGAAGGTTTTTTTGATGATGATCCTCAAAAAATTGGTGCAGAACTGTATGGTAGCCAAGTAATTGGTCCTGTCAGTGATGTTTTAAAAATGAAAGGGGAGGCAATTGTAATTGGGATTGCTTTTCCGGATATAAAGCGAAGAATCGGTGATATAATTACGGCTAACACTACGCTTGTTTTTCCATCTTTTGTTCACAAAAATGCTTGGGTTTCAAAAGAAATATCTCTTGGTATGGGATGCTTGGTGTACCCAGGAACAGCAATTAATTATGGTTGTAAAATAAATGATTTTGTGTGTATTAACATGAACTGTTCTCTGGGCCACCATACAGAGGTAGGAAGGTATACAAGTTTTGCACCTGGTGTCAACACGGGTGGACACACCGCCATAAAGGAGGGAGTGGAATTAGGAATAGGATCTTCTACTGTGCAGGATATTACAATTGGTGCAGGTAGTACAGTGGGAGGGCAAAGTATGGTAATCACTGATGTGAGGAATTACACCACGGTAGCGGGTATTCCGGCAAAAGTGATCTCATAA
- a CDS encoding sugar transferase — MFYPKYGKRFIDLIGSLLLLIVSLPILLITSFFLFAQNKGGVFYYQKRPGFKEKPFYIIKFKTMTDQKDEKGNLLSNSERITTIGRWVRKLSLDELPQLLNVLKGDMSLIGPRPLLMKYLPLYSDEQHQRHEVKPGITGWAQVNGRNSISWEEKFTLDLYYVDNVSFLLDVRIVGLTVLKILKREGINQSDSQTMQPFKGTK, encoded by the coding sequence ATGTTTTATCCTAAATATGGAAAGCGGTTTATTGATCTGATAGGCTCTCTTTTGCTGTTAATCGTGAGCTTGCCTATCCTGCTGATCACTTCATTTTTTTTATTTGCTCAAAATAAGGGAGGGGTATTCTATTATCAAAAGCGACCGGGTTTTAAAGAAAAGCCTTTTTATATAATAAAGTTCAAGACTATGACTGATCAAAAAGATGAGAAAGGGAATTTACTATCCAATTCAGAGCGGATTACAACAATTGGAAGATGGGTTCGAAAACTGTCGCTGGATGAATTGCCCCAGCTGTTAAATGTATTAAAAGGGGATATGAGCTTGATCGGTCCGAGGCCATTATTGATGAAATACCTGCCGTTATATTCTGATGAACAACACCAGAGACATGAGGTCAAACCCGGTATTACAGGTTGGGCCCAGGTTAATGGCAGAAATTCAATCAGCTGGGAAGAAAAGTTTACTCTTGATCTTTATTACGTTGATAATGTTTCTTTTCTGTTAGATGTAAGAATAGTGGGTCTTACTGTTTTAAAGATTTTGAAGAGGGAAGGAATTAATCAGTCTGACTCACAGACTATGCAACCATTTAAGGGTACCAAATAG